One Panicum virgatum strain AP13 chromosome 3N, P.virgatum_v5, whole genome shotgun sequence DNA segment encodes these proteins:
- the LOC120665905 gene encoding rhodanese-like domain-containing protein 7 isoform X2, with translation MFVPTQEQMLPSPPLAAALSKTAAAATRRVATAAASVAAHRLLLPVRSLTHNPSAPGSLIPRRRFGHMPQEERTASLAPLGRHFAVAVADGGVDGEAPALVVVSFYRFADFPDHATFRRPLKELCEELRVSGGIILAPEGINGSIGGTPSAVDKVLNFIQEDDCLKGLRMIQSPVTPEDEAIHHGHTSQSPLGAGDDAPFRWDHVHVKLKKEIVTFGDPSVMPTKMVGKYVKPKDWNALISDPDIVVIDVRNMYEIRIGKFKRAVDPCTNSFREFPTWVDDQFELVESDTRESGVNNDNGIGQPAEALNASKSKQLPRVAMYCTGGIRCEKASSFLLSKGFKEVYHLEGGILKYLEEVPKAESLWEGECFVFDKRVSVEHGLAQGTHRLCYGCKQPVSDEDMESPEWEYGVSCPYCFATKSEEEKERARARQWQFETWGVIGGPDKGRSPKRHDAKDAAEAKHSCPAQSKIELCS, from the exons ATGTTCGTCCCCACGCAAGAGCAGATGCTGCCATCtccaccgctcgccgccgccctctccaaaaccgcggccgccgccacccgccgcgtCGCCACGGCCGCGGCTAGTGTCGCAGCCCACCGGCTCCTCCTCCCGGTCCGCTCACTGACGCACAACCCCTCCGCCCCAGGCTCTCtcatcccgcgccgccgcttcggCCACATGCCGCAGGAGGAGCGCACGGCCTCGCTCGCCCCGCTGGGCAGGCACTTCGCGGTGGCCGTGGCTGACGGGGGCGTGgatggcgaggcccccgcgctgGTGGTCGTCTCGTTCTACCGGTTCGCCGATTTCCCCGACCATGCTACATTCCGGCGGCCCCTCAAGGAGCTCTGCGAGGAGCTG CGTGTATCAGGTGGCATTATCCTTGCGCCAGAGGGAATAAATGGTAGCATCGGTGGGACCCCGTCTGCTGTGGATAAAGTCTTAAACTTTATTCAAGAAGATGACTGCTTAAAAGGATTGAGAATGATCCAGTCACCTGTTACTCCAGAGGACGAGGCCATACATCATGGACATACCAGTCAGTCTCCTCTTGGTGCTGGGGATGATGCGCCATTCCGATGGGATCATGTCCATGTCAAATTGAAAAAGGAG ATAGTGACATTTGGAGACCCAAGTGT GATGCCAACTAAAATGGTTGGAAAATATGTCAAGCCAAAAGACTGGAATGCATTGATAAGTGATCCAGACATC GTTGTCATTGATGTGCGTAACATGTATGAGATACGCATTGGAAAGTTTAAGAGAGCCGTTGATCCATGTACAAACTCATTCAGAGAATTTCCTACTTGGGTTGACGATCAATTCGAATTGGTTGAATCGGACACCAGGGAGTCAGGGGTAAATAATGATAATGGAATTGGTCAACCAGCAGAAGCCCTCAATGCCAGCAAATCTAAACAGCTACCACGAGTTGCTATGTACTGCACTGGTGGTATCAGATGTGAGAAGGCATCTAGCTTTCTTCTCAGCAAGGGCTTTAAAGAG GTTTATCATTTGGAAGGTGGGATATTGAAGTATCTGGAGGAAGTCCCAAAGGCTGAAAGCTTGTGGGAGGGTGAATGCTTTGTGTTTGACAAGCGTGTCTCGGTGGAGCATGGATTGGCCCAAGGCACCCACAGACTCTGTTATGGATGTAAGCAGCCAGTTAGTGATGAAGACATGGAATCTCCTGAATGGGAGTATGGTGTCTCTTGCCCATACTGCTTCGCAACGAAGTCtgaggaggagaaggaaagggcCAGGGCTCGGCAATGGCAATTTGAGACCTGGGGAGTCATCGGAGGGCCTGATAAGGGCAGGAGCCCCAAAAGGCATGATGCTAAAGATGCTGCTGAGGCCAAGCACAGTTGCCCAGCTCAATCTAAAATAGAATTATGCAGCTGA
- the LOC120665905 gene encoding rhodanese-like domain-containing protein 7 isoform X1, translating to MFVPTQEQMLPSPPLAAALSKTAAAATRRVATAAASVAAHRLLLPVRSLTHNPSAPGSLIPRRRFGHMPQEERTASLAPLGRHFAVAVADGGVDGEAPALVVVSFYRFADFPDHATFRRPLKELCEELRVSGGIILAPEGINGSIGGTPSAVDKVLNFIQEDDCLKGLRMIQSPVTPEDEAIHHGHTSQSPLGAGDDAPFRWDHVHVKLKKEIVTFGDPSVMPTKMVGKYVKPKDWNALISDPDIQVVIDVRNMYEIRIGKFKRAVDPCTNSFREFPTWVDDQFELVESDTRESGVNNDNGIGQPAEALNASKSKQLPRVAMYCTGGIRCEKASSFLLSKGFKEVYHLEGGILKYLEEVPKAESLWEGECFVFDKRVSVEHGLAQGTHRLCYGCKQPVSDEDMESPEWEYGVSCPYCFATKSEEEKERARARQWQFETWGVIGGPDKGRSPKRHDAKDAAEAKHSCPAQSKIELCS from the exons ATGTTCGTCCCCACGCAAGAGCAGATGCTGCCATCtccaccgctcgccgccgccctctccaaaaccgcggccgccgccacccgccgcgtCGCCACGGCCGCGGCTAGTGTCGCAGCCCACCGGCTCCTCCTCCCGGTCCGCTCACTGACGCACAACCCCTCCGCCCCAGGCTCTCtcatcccgcgccgccgcttcggCCACATGCCGCAGGAGGAGCGCACGGCCTCGCTCGCCCCGCTGGGCAGGCACTTCGCGGTGGCCGTGGCTGACGGGGGCGTGgatggcgaggcccccgcgctgGTGGTCGTCTCGTTCTACCGGTTCGCCGATTTCCCCGACCATGCTACATTCCGGCGGCCCCTCAAGGAGCTCTGCGAGGAGCTG CGTGTATCAGGTGGCATTATCCTTGCGCCAGAGGGAATAAATGGTAGCATCGGTGGGACCCCGTCTGCTGTGGATAAAGTCTTAAACTTTATTCAAGAAGATGACTGCTTAAAAGGATTGAGAATGATCCAGTCACCTGTTACTCCAGAGGACGAGGCCATACATCATGGACATACCAGTCAGTCTCCTCTTGGTGCTGGGGATGATGCGCCATTCCGATGGGATCATGTCCATGTCAAATTGAAAAAGGAG ATAGTGACATTTGGAGACCCAAGTGT GATGCCAACTAAAATGGTTGGAAAATATGTCAAGCCAAAAGACTGGAATGCATTGATAAGTGATCCAGACATC CAGGTTGTCATTGATGTGCGTAACATGTATGAGATACGCATTGGAAAGTTTAAGAGAGCCGTTGATCCATGTACAAACTCATTCAGAGAATTTCCTACTTGGGTTGACGATCAATTCGAATTGGTTGAATCGGACACCAGGGAGTCAGGGGTAAATAATGATAATGGAATTGGTCAACCAGCAGAAGCCCTCAATGCCAGCAAATCTAAACAGCTACCACGAGTTGCTATGTACTGCACTGGTGGTATCAGATGTGAGAAGGCATCTAGCTTTCTTCTCAGCAAGGGCTTTAAAGAG GTTTATCATTTGGAAGGTGGGATATTGAAGTATCTGGAGGAAGTCCCAAAGGCTGAAAGCTTGTGGGAGGGTGAATGCTTTGTGTTTGACAAGCGTGTCTCGGTGGAGCATGGATTGGCCCAAGGCACCCACAGACTCTGTTATGGATGTAAGCAGCCAGTTAGTGATGAAGACATGGAATCTCCTGAATGGGAGTATGGTGTCTCTTGCCCATACTGCTTCGCAACGAAGTCtgaggaggagaaggaaagggcCAGGGCTCGGCAATGGCAATTTGAGACCTGGGGAGTCATCGGAGGGCCTGATAAGGGCAGGAGCCCCAAAAGGCATGATGCTAAAGATGCTGCTGAGGCCAAGCACAGTTGCCCAGCTCAATCTAAAATAGAATTATGCAGCTGA